The genomic window GAAAGGTGATATGTACGTCCAGCGAATCCTGACATGCCGGAGGCCGTTGGAACACAGATGTCACCTCTTTTCTGCACTTATTGCCGCGTTTTGCCGGGTGACGGGTGACACCGAACTGGAGAAGCTGTTTTATGTTATGTGGTTATCTCGGCGGACTCCATTCATGGCATTCAAGAGGTCGTCGGTTCGATTCCGTCCAGCTCCACCACACATTTCAAGGGGTTAGATCGAAAGATCTAACCCCTTCTGCTTTTGTCGGGCTGGCGTCCTCAGTCACAATTGTTGGACCCGCAAGCTGAGACGGCCCGCGAAGCACAATCACACCTATTTCGGCGTCGAAACAACGAAACGCTTGGGGCATCCAAGGGCTTCCCAACTGTGCTTCTGTAAACCTCCCATGTTTAGCGCCAGTCGAAAGTTGAGACCCCCGGCGAGTTGACTGCGAGAGATGCCGAGGATTGCCAGCATAATCTCCCGGAACTCTTATGCTCCCACCGTCAGTGTGATGGCCGTATCCGGCGCGCCATAAATGAGTAGGTAGGCGCCACCGTCGACTGCGCCAACAACTGTTTTTCCCCCTATGCCCCAGTCCTTGAGGTCGAATTCGGCGTTATACAGATACCAGGATCGCGCGCCGGTCAGTGTGAGAGGGGAAGTCGCCGACCATCGAAACCACTCGCCCAGCCCATCGGGGCCGATCGTTACCGTGTTGTGCACTGGTTCAAGCGCGGGGACGGTCTCAAGCGGGCGGTACCGGGTGCCGCACCAGACGAGGCATTCCTCGCCCTCCCGCTCCTCGATCACCAGGTCGCTGAGGCCCCAGCCGTTGTCGACGGGAATTTTGAGACACATACGGGCGACATGATCACTCTCTCCCGGATAGACGATTTGCATCAAGTCAAATCCCGCTGTGCGGAGCGATACGGCGAGGTAGCCTTCCAACCCCTGGACCTTTGCCAGTTTGATCAGGGGGGGCTGCCGCCCCAGGGCCAGAAAGGCGCTGTAAGGTTCATTAGTCGTCAGCCAGCGTCTGCCGATGCGTGTCTGCCATCGGGCCGACAGGGGGGGAGCAGGGGGGAGTTCATGGCCGACGGGGAGTTCCATGTTGTAGTGCCCCATTCCGGAGGGGATACGCACAGCGAGATAACGGCGCCCGCCTGCGACAAATCCACGGTAGGACGTGGCGGGACAGCTGTCGGCCACGAAGCGGCCATCCTGACGGAGCCTGAGTCCATCGAGGGTGGGTTGCCATTGATCGTTGATGAAACTGGAGATGGTCAGCGTATGGTCCGCACAGGCATCCAGCCGTTGCAAGCCATAGCTGCTGGCGTAGATTCCGGTGACGGCAGCCAGTTCACGGTCGCTCGCCGGGATGGCTGGAAGATTGGCTGGTTCCAGCGGCACCGGGACATGGGTGATGCTCCCCCGCTCGGCTAAGGCGTGGAGCAGGATCCGTTCGGCCAGGGGGATGGCAATGCTCCCTATTCCCATGCGGTTGGTGACCATGACCACGACCGCGAGGCGCTCATCGGGGGCGACGATGAAATAGCTGTGGTAATGATCTGCGTCACCCGCCTTGTGCCATGCCTTCACCCCTGCCGCCGCAAGCCCCCCTTGATGAACGCCGTCCCACCCCAAGCCAAAATGGGCATGGTGATCCGTGATCGGGTTGAACGGCAGGTTCACGGTTTGGTCTCGACCCATCTCGGCCACGGCTGCTTCAGAGAGGATCCGCCGGTCCCCCAGGCGTCCACCATTAATGAACATCATTGCCAATCTTCCAAGATCGCCCGGCGTCGAAAATAGTCCGCTTGAATAGATGTTGGCATATTCCTGGGATTCAGGGCGCCCTGTTTCATCCAGGGCGGGTGCGAAGTCGCCGGGGGGGAAGGGGGCCTGGGCGAAGCGGCTGTGGCCCATCTCGAGGGGCTCCAGGATTTCCTGCTCGACAAACCCGGTATAGGTCTGGCCGGTGAGTGCGGTGATCAGCAGTTCGATCAGCATAAAGCCATCGCTGCCGTACACCGCCATTTCCCCCGGCGCGTGCTTGAGGCGCTCGGCGGCCAGCATGTCCCGAACTTGGGCGGCATAGCCTGGGCACGGCATAGCGGTGAGGACGTCAGGAAAATGGACGCCGGGGAGCCCGGACGAGTGGTTGAGCAGCATCCGCACGGTGATGTCCCGCCAGGGTTCGCCGTCGGCCATGCGGTAATCGGCCATGTAGCGGACCAGGGGGGCGTCAAGTTCCATCACCCCTCGATCAACCAGGATCATCGCTGCAGTTGCGGCTATCACCTTGCTGCAGGAGGCGCTGCAGAAGAGGGTTTGCGTGGTGGGCATCACGCCACGGGGCCGGTCGATGGAGCCGAACGCCTCAGCCCAGAGGATGCGCTCTTCATCGACGAGGGCGACAGAAACCGCCGTCGTCCTGCTCTCGCTCCCGTTCAGCTCCTTCAGAATCTCGGCGCGGGATGCGGAGATCGTGTCAGCATAGGTGACCGTGCTACTGGGCTGGGAGTACAGGTGAGGGCCGGGGATGGAGTTGCTCGTCATGGCTGTCTCCTCTGCAGATACCGGTGCGGGTGCTTGGGTACGTTTCCTGGAATGGCTTTCCCCACAGAGTGAGTCCCGAGGTTTTGATTATAACGGATCTTGTCCGCATTAAAAGGGCTGAAAAGCAGGACCAGCCACAAACCCTTCTGCTTTTGTCGGGCTGGCTTCCGCAGTCAAAAATGTTGGACCCGCAAGCTGAGACGGCCCGCGAAGCACAATCATCCCTGGTCGAGCATTTCGGAAGATGGTCTCTCGGGGCTTGCCACCCATGATGTCACCCCCCGCAGTGTGGCAGCGTCATCGTTGGGGCCAGAATGCTACGGGGGA from Fundidesulfovibrio putealis DSM 16056 includes these protein-coding regions:
- a CDS encoding serine hydrolase domain-containing protein codes for the protein MTSNSIPGPHLYSQPSSTVTYADTISASRAEILKELNGSESRTTAVSVALVDEERILWAEAFGSIDRPRGVMPTTQTLFCSASCSKVIAATAAMILVDRGVMELDAPLVRYMADYRMADGEPWRDITVRMLLNHSSGLPGVHFPDVLTAMPCPGYAAQVRDMLAAERLKHAPGEMAVYGSDGFMLIELLITALTGQTYTGFVEQEILEPLEMGHSRFAQAPFPPGDFAPALDETGRPESQEYANIYSSGLFSTPGDLGRLAMMFINGGRLGDRRILSEAAVAEMGRDQTVNLPFNPITDHHAHFGLGWDGVHQGGLAAAGVKAWHKAGDADHYHSYFIVAPDERLAVVVMVTNRMGIGSIAIPLAERILLHALAERGSITHVPVPLEPANLPAIPASDRELAAVTGIYASSYGLQRLDACADHTLTISSFINDQWQPTLDGLRLRQDGRFVADSCPATSYRGFVAGGRRYLAVRIPSGMGHYNMELPVGHELPPAPPLSARWQTRIGRRWLTTNEPYSAFLALGRQPPLIKLAKVQGLEGYLAVSLRTAGFDLMQIVYPGESDHVARMCLKIPVDNGWGLSDLVIEEREGEECLVWCGTRYRPLETVPALEPVHNTVTIGPDGLGEWFRWSATSPLTLTGARSWYLYNAEFDLKDWGIGGKTVVGAVDGGAYLLIYGAPDTAITLTVGA